The DNA region GTTTTTTAAAGCTGATCACCGCTATGGCGTTGTTAATGGTTGGTGCAACGACGCATGCCGGATTATTAAACGGGGAATCTGTAGAGGTGAAATACCTATTCCCCTCCACGGCAACAACCTATCAAAACCTGGGAACTACCGTAGTGGATGATGGTGTGGAGTACACCCAATTTCCCTACTTTGATCTGGATATATCCGACAACGCCATGGTGTTCGATTTCAAAATAGCCGCCAAGTTGGGCACCACCAATTTCAATGGCATTGTGCTGCGCGATATTAACAACACCGTGACTTTTACCAGCGTAACGCTGGATGCTATTTCC from Cellvibrio japonicus Ueda107 includes:
- a CDS encoding PEP-CTERM sorting domain-containing protein (PEP-CTERM proteins occur, often in large numbers, in the proteomes of bacteria that also encode an exosortase, a predicted intramembrane cysteine proteinase. The presence of a PEP-CTERM domain at a protein's C-terminus predicts cleavage within the sorting domain, followed by covalent anchoring to some some component of the (usually Gram-negative) cell surface. Many PEP-CTERM proteins exhibit an unusual sequence composition that includes large numbers of potential glycosylation sites. Expression of one such protein has been shown restore the ability of a bacterium to form floc, a type of biofilm.), translated to MLINRFLKLITAMALLMVGATTHAGLLNGESVEVKYLFPSTATTYQNLGTTVVDDGVEYTQFPYFDLDISDNAMVFDFKIAAKLGTTNFNGIVLRDINNTVTFTSVTLDAISNMVGLNSSRIFFDAHSIYVNFSALSFNANTLVKLNLGGISARVPESSSLILLLVGLLGLMMIRWRKRV